A single genomic interval of Eurosta solidaginis isolate ZX-2024a chromosome 3, ASM4086904v1, whole genome shotgun sequence harbors:
- the asrij gene encoding OCIA domain-containing protein 1 isoform X2, translating to MERSAQQPQQNPLPNLKYGAVPKVVVGVAIGYFVGKFSYQQKCAEKLMRLPNSRLGQILTQRKKDGSVMSRLNPDQGIGIGLALSPFNSTLTNTDEQRQELFQSTPLNLDVENRPSIAGLDDIYRPSLDNPLPFYDTELPIEPKRGMSYEELRKKNREEYEKNQQSPFSRPLPPNAPVVIRENAASKTYSFDSNTQSNTNVVHKNKYGDTWTD from the exons ccGAATTTGAAATACGGTGCTGTACCCAAAGTTGTGGTTGGGGTGGCAATTGGAtattttgtaggaaaatttagttATCAACAAAAGTGTGCAGAAAAGCTGATGCGACTACCAAATTCAAGACTTGGACAAATATTAACACAACGCAAGAAAGATGGAAGTGTTATGAGCAGGTTAAACCCGGATCAAGGTATCGGAATTGGTCTAGCCTTATCTCCATTTAATTCAACGCTAACAAACACTGATGAACAACGGCAAGAACTTTTCCAAAGCACCCCTCTTAATTTAGATGTCGAAAACCGGCCTTCGATTGCAGGGCTTGATGATATATATCGCCCATCATTAGATA atCCCCTACCTTTTTACGATACTGAACTACCAATCGAGCCAAAACGAGGGATGAGCTATGAGGAGCTCCGCAAGAAAAACCGGGAAGAGTATGAGAAAAACCAGCAAAGTCCGTTTTCCCGGCCGTTACCACCAAATGCACCCGTAGTTATTCGAGAAAATGCAGCATCGAAAACTTATAGTTTTGATTCCAATACACAATCAAATACAAACGTAGTTCATAAAAATAAGTATGGCGATACATGGACTGATTAA